One genomic window of Cheilinus undulatus linkage group 7, ASM1832078v1, whole genome shotgun sequence includes the following:
- the LOC121512219 gene encoding receptor-type tyrosine-protein phosphatase C-like, whose protein sequence is MAGRFAFLLFCAGIITLADDLDQGISQLLDSLWCDVAAVDGTRHDVPEVLDWILVLGMGRPVHSIDAFVMQELLTHASHMRLSMVMHQKDPRAHCTSIWSDNGSEDLILVPNGHIPLATTGGLCGQSGCMVLGCEHRPHLWMLGPHAILKESFSDNLSRKKHSSGLLYIIFVLGDTANLLVMTSMDVPSWMNCTTFVGCRYRLTLPVVERTLEKCKSNQKSARKDEEKETVKAIQDGDPPKTPESRAAPGPQCSYTVSTINFGIQIDITSSIPGNYTISATETAHPQIRKGKVVKHSNRISSHELKFLKPCTEYKHAVVFSDGAGNKTICDSPQNKTTERTSEMKEGDIKDGRCPMSGYVCYRSGWNLGSSISASNNVPAEQCSSDPQEFCIKPGRDDICTTLTTTFKSGNCNASFSLTKDISVAEFLNENNINQSITTGFPARIDAISAPNCKNLSVEYTCHEMGPFSYPRTLKLSELEPSKNYVCRGQIIYNNVNIKNTSVIHVYVDCDDLQTEIPRTMPDRRSVVLSLTTTSQRCYFTGDRKFSVICSCGKKQVQQRSKGDMCEVVGLDPFTDYVCQAQARYGEYEVGKPASVNVKTESDKPDDVHTLSVSNPENNAIKVTCDHSRRFHGPGGKYIARLSLSGHLVTEKENTTSKCEFEFKDLSYLSTYEVEVAAVNRDYPIGTGKTKEVDTLDEDKVVIRILIFFTVAFLALGIFGIKKTRAQSDTNEEELFQSTAIYSNVPDLDAVMKKHW, encoded by the exons ATGGCAGGTCGGTTTGCTTTCCTGCTGTTCTGCGCTGGAATCATCACTTTGGCTGATG ACTTGGATCAGGGCATCAGTCAACTCCTGGACAGTCTGTGGTGCGACGTGGCGGCGGTGGATGGAACGAGACATGATGTCCCAGAGGTGCTTGATTGGATCCTGGTCTTGGGAATGGGCAGGCCAGTCCATAGCATCGATGCCTTCGTCATGCAGGAACTGCTGACACATGCCAGCCACATGAGGCTGAGCATGGTCATGCATCAGAAGGATCCCAGGGCCCACTGCACCAGCATATGGTCTGACAATGGGTCTGAGGACCTCATCCTGGTACCTAATGGCCATATACCTCTGGCTACCACAGGAGGTCTGTGCGGCCAATCGGGCTGCATGGTGCTGGGCTGTGAGCACAGGCCCCACTTGTGGATGTTGGGTCCTCATGCCATCCTCAAGGAGTCTTTTTCTGACAAtctgagcagaaaaaaacacagtagtGGCCTGCTCTACATCATCTT TGTGCTGGGAGACACAGCAAACCTTCTTGTCATGACGAGCATGGATGTGCCATCCTGGATGAACTGCACTACTTTTGTGGGTTGCAGATACCGCCTCACGCTACCAGTAGTGGAGAGGAcactggaaaaatgcaaaagtaacCAAAAATCAGCCAGAAAGGATGAGGAAAAGGAAACG gtcAAGGCAATCCAA GACGGTG ACCCTCCAAAAACACCAGAATCACGAGCAGCTCCAGGTCCACAAT GTTCCTACACGGTCTCAACCATCAACTTTGGCATCCAGATTGACATAACAAGCTCCATCCCTGGTAACTACACCATAAGTGCTACTGAAACGGCCCATCCTCAGATAAGAAAGGGAAAAGTCGTTAAGCATTCCAACAGAATCTCATCACATGAACTCAAATTCCTGAAGCCGTGTACTGAGTACAAGCATGCCGTGGTGTTCAGTGACGGTGCTGGCAATAAAACAATTTGTGACTCCCCTCAGAACAAAACTACTGAACGCACAAGTGAAATGA AGGAAGGAGACATTAAAGATGGTCGCTGTCCTATGTCAGGATACGTTTGTTACAGGAGTGGTTGGAACCTCGGCTCTTCAATTTCAGCATCTAATAATGTTCCAGCTGAGCAATGTTCCAGTGACCCACAAGAGTTCTGCATCAAACCTGGTAGAGATGATATCTGCACAACTTTGACTACGACCTTCAAGTCAGGAAACTGTAACGCCTCCTTCAGCCTCACCAAAGACATCTCTGTTG CAGAGTTTTTGaatgaaaacaacataaacCAGAGTATCACAACTGGCTTTCCTGCAAGAATTGATGCCATATCGGCTCCAAACTGTAAAAATCTCTCTGTTGAATACACCTGTCATG AAATGGGTCCGTTTAGCTACCCCAGGACATTGAAATTGTCAGAGCTGGAGCCTTCCAAAAACTATGTCTGTCGGGGTCAGATCATCTACAACaatgttaacataaaaaacacatctgtTATCCACGTCTATGTAGACTGTGACG ATCTTCAAACAGAAATACCACGGACAATGCCAGACCGCAGATCTGTTGTGCTGAGTTTGACCACAACCAGCCAGAGATGTTACTTTACAGGTGATAGAAAGTTTTCTGTCATCTGCAGTTGTGGTAAAAAACAAG TCCAGCAGAGATCAAAAGGAGACATGTGTGAAGTTGTTGGACTGGATCCGTTTACTGACTATGTCTGTCAGGCCCAGGCCAGATATGGGGAATATGAAGTTGGTAAACCAGCATCAGTTAACGTGAAGACTGAGAGTGACA aACCAGATGATGTCCATACACTATCAGTGAGCAACCCTGAAAATAATGCGATAAAAGTGACCTGTGATCATTCAAGACGATTTCATGGACCTGGAGGGAAATACATTGCCCGTCTTTCACTAAGTGGTCACCTTgtgacagagaaagaaaatacaacGAGCAAATGCGAGTTTGAATTCAAAGATCTGAGCTACCTTTCTACATACGAAGTAGAG GTTGCTGCTGTCAACAGAGATTATCCTATAGGCACTGGGAAAACAAAGGAAGTTGACACTCTCG atgaggacaaagtTGTGATCAGGATACTCATCTTCTTCACTGTGGCTTTCCTGGCCCTGGGAATCTTTGGTATTAAGAAGACAAGGGCCCAGAG
- the LOC121512218 gene encoding receptor-type tyrosine-protein phosphatase C-like: MPDRRSVVLSLTTTSQRCYFTDQQRSKGDKCEVDKLEPFTDYVCQAQARYGGYEVGKPASVNVKTKSDKPDDVDTLSVSNPENNAIKVTCNHSRRFHGPGGKYIARLSLSGHLVTEKENTTSKCEFEFKDLSYLTAYEVEVAAVNRDYPIGTGKTKEVDTLDEDKVVIRILIFFTVAFLALGIFGIKKTRAQSDTNEEELFQSTAIYSNVPDLDAVMKKHW; the protein is encoded by the exons ATGCCAGACCGCAGATCTGTTGTGCTGAGTTTGACCACAACCAGCCAGAGATGTTACTTTACAG ACCAGCAGAGATCAAAAGGAGACAAGTGTGAAGTTGATAAACTGGAGCCGTTTACTGACTATGTCTGTCAGGCCCAGGCCAGATATGGGGGATATGAAGTTGGTAAACCAGCATCAGTTAACGTGAAGACTAAGAGTGACA aACCAGATGATGTTGATACACTATCAGTGAGCAACCCTGAAAATAATGCGATAAAAGTGACCTGTAATCATTCAAGACGATTTCATGGACCTGGAGGGAAATACATTGCCCGTCTTTCACTAAGTGGTCACCTTgtgacagagaaagaaaatacaacGAGCAAATGCGAGTTTGAATTCAAAGATCTGAGCTACCTTACTGCATACGAAGTAGAG GTTGCTGCTGTCAACAGAGATTATCCTATAGGCACTGGGAAAACAAAGGAAGTTGACACTCTCG atgaggacaaagtTGTGATCAGGATACTCATCTTCTTCACTGTGGCTTTCCTGGCCCTGGGAATCTTTGGTATTAAGAAGACAAGGGCCCAGAG TGATACGAATGAAGAGGAGTTGTTTCAATCGACAGCAA TTTATTCTAATGTGCCTGATCTTGATGCTGTCATGAAGAAGCACTGGTGA